In Rhizobium sp. N324, a single genomic region encodes these proteins:
- a CDS encoding tagatose kinase encodes MASILAPDALGPTVCVGEILVEIVATTVGNGFREAQPLVGPFASGAPAIFISQCGRLGGQAAMVGAVGDDDFGRLNTDRLKRDGVDISAISIDPDYPSGSAFVRYRKDGSRDFVYNIATSAAARFGWSPLVGDLIGRSGHLHVMGSALSVPSARAVIDKAVDIVKARGGTLSVDPNIRKELKLDEDTERRFARLVAAADLLLPSGEELERAAGIEGEAAAIRRLFELGVREIVLKRGVGGATYFASGGDRIEAPAFVVQEVDPTGAGDCFGGAYLTCRRLGMSPKQALTYASAAGARNVTVLGPMEGAGTRPELDAFIASTERRR; translated from the coding sequence ATGGCATCGATACTGGCTCCGGACGCGCTTGGTCCGACGGTTTGCGTCGGGGAGATCCTCGTCGAGATCGTCGCAACGACGGTTGGAAACGGGTTCCGCGAAGCCCAGCCGCTCGTCGGTCCGTTTGCGAGCGGAGCGCCGGCGATCTTCATTTCGCAATGCGGCCGGCTCGGCGGCCAGGCGGCAATGGTGGGCGCCGTCGGCGATGATGATTTCGGCCGTCTCAATACCGATCGCCTCAAACGCGACGGCGTCGATATCTCGGCGATCTCGATCGATCCCGACTATCCCTCGGGAAGCGCTTTCGTGCGCTACCGGAAGGACGGCTCCAGAGATTTCGTCTACAACATCGCCACCTCGGCAGCCGCGCGCTTCGGCTGGTCTCCCTTGGTCGGCGATCTGATCGGTCGAAGCGGGCATCTTCACGTGATGGGTTCCGCGCTGTCGGTGCCGAGTGCGCGGGCGGTGATCGACAAGGCGGTCGACATCGTCAAGGCGCGCGGCGGAACGCTGTCGGTCGATCCGAACATCCGCAAGGAATTGAAGCTCGATGAAGACACCGAGCGCCGGTTTGCCAGGCTTGTCGCCGCTGCCGATCTGCTTCTGCCGTCCGGAGAGGAGCTTGAGCGTGCCGCAGGCATCGAAGGCGAGGCGGCAGCGATCCGCCGCTTGTTCGAGCTTGGCGTCAGGGAGATCGTGCTGAAGCGCGGAGTCGGCGGTGCAACCTACTTCGCCAGCGGGGGAGACCGCATCGAGGCTCCCGCCTTTGTCGTTCAGGAGGTCGACCCTACGGGTGCCGGCGACTGCTTCGGCGGTGCCTATCTCACCTGCCGGCGGCTCGGAATGTCTCCAAAGCAGGCTCTGACCTATGCCTCGGCCGCCGGCGCCCGCAACGTGACGGTGCTGGGCCCGATGGAAGGTGCGGGCACCCGCCCGGAACTCGATGCATTTATCGCGTCAACGGAAAGGCGGCGGTGA
- a CDS encoding sugar phosphate isomerase/epimerase family protein, producing MRRLGIHSFVWTGGQTQEGLEMALNKTAQHGYRTIEFAYLRPEKFNLDRLAKLAQSLDVEIGVTMGLPLDKDVSSEDASAVSAGRKTLADAVRAVRDIGGNKLGGILYSAHTKYNRQPTKKGWDNSVAAIAATGEVARHANVDLVLEVVNRFETNLLNTTAQGLKFISETGSAHVRLHLDTFHMNIEEANPAAAIRLAGDRIGYFHIGESNRGYLGDGVIDFDLIFDALLDIGYAGDIVFESFSTAVVDEGLSLACAIWRDTWEDNDLLAAHARRYIELKYDEAKRRRATSARP from the coding sequence ATGCGTCGATTGGGTATCCATTCATTTGTATGGACAGGCGGCCAAACGCAGGAAGGGCTGGAGATGGCCCTCAACAAGACCGCCCAACACGGATATCGCACCATCGAATTTGCCTATCTGCGGCCCGAGAAATTCAATCTCGACCGGCTGGCAAAGCTGGCGCAATCCCTCGATGTGGAGATCGGCGTGACCATGGGTCTGCCGCTCGACAAGGACGTTTCGAGCGAGGATGCCTCCGCGGTGTCGGCCGGCCGGAAGACGCTGGCCGACGCCGTTCGTGCGGTCCGCGATATCGGCGGCAACAAGCTCGGCGGGATCCTTTATTCCGCGCACACCAAGTACAATCGTCAGCCGACGAAGAAGGGCTGGGACAACAGCGTCGCCGCGATCGCCGCGACCGGCGAGGTCGCCAGGCACGCGAATGTCGATCTCGTGCTGGAGGTGGTCAACCGGTTCGAGACCAACCTGCTGAACACCACGGCCCAGGGGCTGAAATTCATCTCCGAGACGGGATCGGCGCATGTTCGTCTCCATCTCGATACGTTCCACATGAATATCGAAGAGGCCAATCCGGCCGCCGCCATCCGTCTTGCCGGCGACAGGATCGGTTACTTCCACATCGGCGAAAGCAATCGCGGCTATCTCGGCGACGGCGTCATCGACTTCGATCTGATCTTCGACGCCCTGCTCGACATCGGCTACGCCGGCGACATCGTGTTCGAAAGCTTCTCGACGGCGGTCGTCGATGAAGGCCTGTCGCTCGCCTGCGCGATCTGGCGCGATACCTGGGAGGATAATGATCTGCTTGCGGCGCACGCCAGGCGCTACATCGAGCTGAAATATGACGAGGCCAAGCGCCGCCGTGCCACAAGCGCGCGGCCCTGA
- a CDS encoding D-tagatose-bisphosphate aldolase, class II, non-catalytic subunit translates to MEVHLNELARLRIKGDPRGVTSVCSAHPIVLRAALRHGRQQQSTVLIEATCNQVNHLGGYTGMTPSDFASLVMRIAAEEGCPEKLIVLGGDHLGPNPWRDRPAQEAVAEAEKMVAAYVDAGFRKIHLDASMGCQGEPVALDDETTAHRAARLAAVAEAAANKAGGAMPVYVIGTEVPPPGGADHALTTIEPTAAAAALKTIDVHRRVFAEAGLGQAFGRAIGLVVQPGVEFGNHNVILYDSSKIEALQSALGEEPQFVFEAHSTDYQGTGPLAALVKAGFPILKVGPELTFVLREALYGLDAIASDLLPDYGQRPLYAAMDALMLDQPGNWRRHYHGTEAEMRWLRHYSLSDRIRYYWAAAEAQEAVRRLCEALRGQSVPLPLLWQHMPAAQHFADAPLDPEEVLIWRVTKSLADYHAACGVGKNEQSGSR, encoded by the coding sequence ATGGAGGTGCATCTCAACGAACTGGCAAGGCTCAGGATCAAAGGCGATCCCAGGGGTGTGACCTCGGTCTGCTCCGCCCATCCGATCGTGCTGCGCGCCGCACTCCGGCACGGCCGGCAACAGCAAAGCACAGTGCTGATCGAGGCAACCTGCAACCAGGTCAATCACCTCGGCGGCTATACCGGGATGACGCCAAGCGATTTCGCGTCCCTGGTCATGAGGATCGCGGCGGAGGAGGGGTGCCCTGAAAAACTCATCGTTCTCGGCGGCGACCACCTCGGCCCCAATCCGTGGCGCGACCGCCCGGCACAAGAGGCCGTGGCCGAGGCGGAAAAAATGGTTGCCGCCTATGTCGACGCCGGCTTCCGCAAGATTCACCTCGACGCCTCGATGGGTTGCCAGGGCGAGCCGGTGGCGCTCGACGACGAAACCACGGCCCATCGCGCCGCCCGGCTTGCCGCGGTCGCCGAGGCCGCGGCGAACAAGGCCGGCGGCGCGATGCCGGTTTACGTCATCGGCACCGAGGTGCCGCCGCCGGGCGGGGCCGATCATGCCCTGACGACGATCGAACCGACGGCTGCCGCGGCGGCGCTGAAGACGATCGACGTCCACCGCCGGGTCTTTGCGGAGGCGGGACTCGGCCAAGCGTTCGGACGCGCCATCGGCCTGGTCGTTCAGCCGGGTGTCGAATTCGGCAATCACAACGTCATCCTCTACGACAGCAGCAAGATCGAGGCGCTGCAATCGGCGCTCGGCGAGGAGCCGCAATTCGTGTTCGAGGCCCACTCGACGGATTATCAGGGCACCGGGCCGTTGGCCGCGCTGGTGAAGGCCGGGTTTCCGATTCTGAAAGTCGGTCCCGAACTGACCTTCGTCCTGCGCGAGGCGCTCTATGGGCTCGATGCGATCGCTTCGGACCTGCTGCCCGATTACGGCCAGCGTCCGCTCTATGCAGCAATGGACGCGCTGATGCTCGATCAGCCGGGTAATTGGCGCCGGCACTACCACGGCACAGAGGCCGAGATGCGTTGGCTGCGGCATTACTCGCTCTCCGACCGCATCCGCTATTATTGGGCAGCGGCTGAAGCGCAAGAGGCCGTGCGGCGCCTGTGCGAGGCGCTTCGGGGGCAATCAGTGCCACTGCCATTGCTTTGGCAGCATATGCCGGCCGCGCAGCATTTCGCAGACGCGCCGCTCGATCCGGAAGAGGTTCTGATCTGGAGAGTGACGAAGAGTCTCGCCGACTATCACGCGGCCTGCGGCGTCGGGAAGAATGAGCAATCGGGATCAAGATAG
- a CDS encoding carbohydrate kinase family protein, translated as MQTGEEVHHQGGLKQGGIVCAGNFIVDRVHTLSYWPEQGNLAHILHQDLGVGGGAANVVTDLASLGFPGKLAAAGCIGADPDGEIVKARLAAAGVDISGLTALADRVTAHTHVMNVPGQNRTFFYHGGANDAVTDERVSPAAFAEAGYRLFYLGYLMLLPGLDRIGPDGLSGASRLLEAARRAGLTTCVDFVSSEDPEFAAKVGVALPFCDFLIINEMEAGRATGLVVRDANGDLIESQLMKAGERLLAAGVTKGAVIHAPEICFWFTSGAAPIMTRSRSVDPDDIVSTVGAGDAFCAAVLYGLHENWPVEHICTVAHAAAAHCLMGATATDGIPDMSVLLREAKETNPA; from the coding sequence ATGCAAACCGGGGAGGAGGTTCACCATCAGGGCGGTCTGAAGCAGGGCGGTATCGTTTGCGCCGGAAATTTCATTGTCGATCGCGTCCACACCCTGTCCTATTGGCCCGAACAGGGCAATCTCGCCCACATCCTGCACCAGGATCTGGGCGTCGGGGGCGGCGCTGCCAATGTCGTCACCGATCTGGCCTCGCTCGGATTTCCCGGAAAACTGGCGGCCGCCGGGTGCATCGGCGCCGATCCGGACGGTGAGATCGTCAAGGCCCGGCTTGCGGCGGCCGGCGTCGATATCAGTGGTCTCACCGCGCTTGCCGACCGGGTGACGGCGCATACGCATGTGATGAATGTGCCCGGCCAGAACCGGACCTTCTTCTATCATGGCGGCGCCAACGATGCGGTCACGGATGAGCGCGTCTCACCTGCGGCCTTCGCCGAGGCCGGATATCGGCTATTCTATCTCGGTTACCTCATGCTGTTGCCGGGTCTCGACCGCATCGGCCCCGACGGTCTGTCGGGAGCCTCGCGCCTGCTCGAAGCCGCCCGCCGGGCGGGGCTGACGACCTGTGTGGATTTCGTCTCGAGCGAAGACCCGGAATTTGCGGCCAAGGTCGGCGTCGCTCTGCCCTTCTGCGATTTCCTGATCATCAACGAAATGGAGGCCGGCCGGGCAACCGGCCTTGTCGTTCGCGATGCGAACGGAGATTTGATCGAGTCGCAGCTTATGAAAGCCGGCGAGCGACTGCTGGCCGCAGGCGTCACCAAGGGAGCGGTCATCCACGCGCCGGAGATCTGCTTCTGGTTTACATCGGGCGCTGCCCCGATCATGACGCGGTCACGATCCGTCGATCCTGATGACATTGTCAGCACGGTCGGCGCCGGAGACGCCTTCTGTGCCGCCGTGCTCTACGGCCTGCATGAGAACTGGCCTGTCGAGCATATCTGCACTGTCGCCCATGCTGCGGCTGCGCATTGCCTGATGGGTGCGACGGCTACCGACGGCATCCCCGACATGTCTGTCCTCCTGCGGGAGGCGAAGGAGACGAATCCCGCCTGA
- a CDS encoding L-iditol 2-dehydrogenase, with amino-acid sequence MTYTENTRLSGKVALVTGGASGIGKAVCQRFAAEGARVVVADLDGEKCARVAEAIGPQAWGVALDVTSQDSIEDAVRFSIAAAGQIDILVNAAGIYEVESILEISRERTAKVFQVNIEGLIFMTQAVARHMVERGAGGRIINFSSQAGRRGEGPAVAYCASKAAVISITQSCALELVRYGINVNAIAPGVVDTPMWDVVDAKLGSREGLQPGEVKVRVAAAVPAGRFGAAEEQAAMAAFLAGPDAAYIVAQCYNVDGGNVMS; translated from the coding sequence ATGACGTATACGGAAAACACGCGGCTCTCCGGCAAGGTGGCATTGGTCACGGGCGGCGCCAGCGGCATCGGCAAGGCGGTCTGCCAACGCTTCGCCGCAGAAGGCGCCAGGGTTGTCGTGGCGGACCTCGACGGCGAGAAATGCGCGCGGGTGGCGGAGGCGATCGGCCCTCAAGCCTGGGGTGTGGCGCTCGATGTGACCAGCCAGGACAGCATCGAGGACGCCGTGCGGTTTTCCATCGCCGCCGCCGGTCAGATCGACATCCTGGTCAACGCCGCCGGCATTTACGAGGTCGAGTCGATCCTGGAAATATCCCGGGAGCGCACCGCCAAGGTATTCCAGGTCAATATCGAAGGCCTGATCTTCATGACACAGGCTGTTGCCCGGCACATGGTGGAGAGAGGCGCAGGTGGACGCATCATCAACTTCTCCTCCCAGGCAGGCCGGCGCGGCGAAGGACCGGCGGTAGCTTACTGCGCTTCCAAGGCGGCCGTCATCAGCATCACGCAAAGCTGCGCTCTGGAGCTGGTCCGTTACGGCATCAACGTCAACGCCATCGCTCCCGGCGTCGTCGATACGCCGATGTGGGACGTCGTCGACGCAAAACTCGGCAGCCGGGAAGGCTTGCAACCCGGCGAGGTGAAGGTCCGCGTGGCTGCAGCCGTCCCCGCCGGACGATTCGGCGCGGCTGAGGAACAAGCCGCCATGGCGGCCTTCCTGGCTGGGCCTGATGCAGCATACATCGTGGCGCAGTGCTACAATGTCGATGGCGGCAATGTCATGAGCTGA
- a CDS encoding class I fructose-bisphosphate aldolase, with protein sequence MKSARLNRLFGVSGNCFDVAIDHGMFNERTFLAGIENMKTAIEVIAEAGPDAIQLPPGTAPMLQAIPGKHRPALVLRTDIANIYGNPLPYVLFSEMIDRAVEQGVVLDAACVVVNLLLLPDQPEVYRACVRNVNSLKRQCEIYGMPLMVEPLVMQDNSKGAYMVDGAIDKILPLVRQAAELGADIIKADPCDNVEEYHRVVEIAQGLPVLVRGGGRVSDQEILCRTKQLMEQGARGIVYGRNVIQHHNPGGMTRALMAIVHDKASVDQASLHIG encoded by the coding sequence ATGAAATCCGCACGGTTGAACCGACTTTTCGGCGTGTCCGGCAATTGCTTCGACGTTGCCATCGACCACGGCATGTTCAATGAACGGACCTTCCTCGCCGGCATCGAGAATATGAAGACCGCCATCGAGGTGATCGCTGAGGCCGGCCCGGATGCCATTCAGTTGCCGCCGGGCACCGCGCCCATGCTGCAGGCCATTCCCGGCAAGCATCGCCCGGCGCTGGTGCTGCGCACCGACATCGCCAACATCTACGGCAATCCACTGCCGTATGTGCTGTTTTCCGAAATGATCGACAGGGCGGTGGAACAGGGCGTTGTATTGGATGCCGCCTGTGTCGTCGTCAACCTGCTGCTGCTGCCGGACCAGCCGGAAGTCTATCGGGCCTGCGTGCGCAATGTGAACAGCCTGAAGCGCCAATGCGAGATCTATGGCATGCCGCTGATGGTCGAGCCATTGGTCATGCAGGACAATTCCAAGGGCGCCTATATGGTCGATGGCGCGATCGACAAGATCCTGCCGCTGGTGCGCCAGGCGGCCGAACTCGGCGCCGACATCATCAAGGCCGACCCCTGCGACAATGTCGAGGAATATCACCGCGTGGTCGAGATCGCCCAGGGCCTGCCGGTGCTGGTGCGCGGCGGCGGCCGCGTTTCGGATCAGGAAATCCTGTGCCGCACCAAGCAGTTGATGGAGCAGGGCGCCCGTGGCATCGTCTATGGCCGCAACGTCATTCAGCATCACAATCCCGGCGGCATGACGCGCGCCTTGATGGCGATCGTCCATGACAAGGCCTCGGTCGACCAGGCCTCGCTGCATATTGGCTGA
- a CDS encoding Gfo/Idh/MocA family protein, which translates to MTKIFRFGVIGCGLMGREFASAAARWLHLADVKARPEIVAVCDTNATLLDWFRDHVPSVRQFTADYKELLANPEVDAVYCAVPHVLHQQFYVDVVKAGKHLLGEKPFGMDAAQNREIMAALAEHPELLVRCSSEMPFFPGAQKLIALAKSGEMGEIVEVEAGFLHSSDIDRQKPINWKRMADINGDYGCMGDLGMHVLHVPLRLGWRPTTLHAQLVKKVTERPDGKGGTLPCTTWDNATISSRVRTGDQDFPMVLKTWRIAPGESNTWYIRVLGMKKSAFFSTKSPRQWQWMDYHGGAQAWSTEDLGYGSLFPAITGKIFEFGFADAIQQMWAAFVDELAGGNANGFGCATPAEAQAHHAVLTAALKSGREDVVVPVDYDRASV; encoded by the coding sequence ATGACGAAAATATTCCGCTTCGGCGTCATCGGCTGCGGTCTGATGGGGCGCGAATTCGCCAGTGCCGCGGCGCGCTGGCTGCATCTGGCCGACGTGAAGGCGCGGCCGGAAATCGTCGCCGTCTGCGACACCAACGCGACGCTGCTCGACTGGTTCAGGGATCATGTGCCGAGTGTTCGCCAGTTCACCGCCGACTATAAGGAGCTGCTGGCCAACCCCGAAGTCGATGCGGTCTATTGCGCCGTCCCGCATGTGCTGCACCAGCAATTCTATGTCGATGTCGTAAAGGCCGGAAAGCATCTTCTCGGCGAAAAGCCCTTCGGCATGGACGCTGCCCAGAACCGGGAGATCATGGCGGCTCTTGCCGAACACCCCGAACTCCTGGTCCGCTGCTCGTCGGAAATGCCTTTCTTCCCCGGCGCCCAGAAGCTCATCGCGCTGGCGAAAAGCGGCGAGATGGGGGAGATTGTCGAAGTCGAGGCGGGTTTCCTGCATTCGTCGGATATCGACCGGCAGAAGCCGATCAACTGGAAGCGCATGGCCGATATCAACGGCGACTACGGCTGCATGGGCGATCTCGGCATGCATGTGCTGCATGTGCCGCTGCGTCTCGGCTGGCGCCCGACGACCCTGCATGCGCAACTGGTCAAGAAGGTCACCGAACGTCCCGACGGCAAAGGCGGCACGCTGCCCTGCACCACCTGGGACAATGCCACGATCAGCAGCCGTGTGCGCACCGGCGATCAGGATTTTCCGATGGTGCTGAAAACCTGGCGTATTGCGCCCGGCGAATCCAACACTTGGTACATCAGGGTTCTCGGCATGAAGAAGAGTGCCTTCTTCAGCACGAAGTCGCCACGCCAGTGGCAGTGGATGGATTATCATGGCGGCGCGCAGGCCTGGAGCACCGAGGATCTCGGCTATGGCTCGCTGTTTCCCGCCATCACCGGCAAGATCTTCGAATTCGGCTTTGCCGATGCTATCCAGCAGATGTGGGCGGCCTTCGTCGATGAGCTTGCCGGAGGCAACGCGAACGGTTTCGGCTGCGCCACGCCGGCGGAAGCGCAAGCCCATCATGCCGTCCTGACGGCGGCCCTCAAATCCGGCCGCGAGGATGTCGTCGTGCCGGTCGACTATGACCGGGCGTCCGTCTGA
- a CDS encoding D-lyxose/D-mannose family sugar isomerase — protein sequence MQRSEINAALVRATATLKRWHWSLPAWGSWTAADFAAHPAESAYLRAHQLGWDVTDFGLNRFAECGLVLFCLRNGIVDVEGERSYAEKLLFVEEGQLTPTHRHAAKMEDIINRAGGDLVVEFAATDIDGRVLEEDVTVPVDGLPRRLAAWEPLVLQPGQSVTIRTGLYHRFYGRKGGGPVLVGEVSQVNDDNSDNFFLELIGRFAAIDEDEPPFRLLWNEGGR from the coding sequence ATGCAGCGTTCCGAGATCAACGCGGCTTTGGTGCGGGCAACCGCGACCCTTAAGCGCTGGCATTGGTCCCTGCCGGCATGGGGCTCTTGGACGGCGGCGGATTTTGCCGCGCATCCCGCGGAATCGGCCTATTTGCGCGCTCATCAACTCGGCTGGGACGTCACCGATTTCGGCTTGAACCGGTTTGCCGAATGCGGCCTCGTGCTATTCTGCTTGCGCAATGGCATCGTCGATGTCGAGGGTGAACGGAGCTATGCCGAGAAGCTGCTCTTCGTCGAGGAAGGGCAGTTGACGCCGACACACCGGCATGCGGCGAAGATGGAAGACATCATCAATCGCGCCGGCGGCGATCTCGTCGTCGAATTCGCCGCAACCGATATCGATGGTCGCGTGCTGGAGGAGGATGTGACGGTTCCGGTCGACGGGCTGCCGCGCCGGCTCGCTGCATGGGAGCCGCTGGTTCTTCAGCCTGGCCAGAGCGTGACGATCCGCACCGGGCTCTACCACCGCTTTTATGGCCGGAAAGGCGGCGGACCTGTCCTCGTCGGCGAGGTCAGCCAGGTCAACGACGACAACAGCGATAATTTCTTTCTGGAGCTGATTGGCCGCTTTGCCGCGATCGACGAAGACGAGCCGCCGTTCAGGCTCTTGTGGAACGAGGGAGGCCGCTGA
- a CDS encoding ROK family transcriptional regulator — MNDTVSIGSSPRRIRQNNIVAALQTIYAHRSLSRADLARKLGMNRSSSGEIVAELTEGGFVRESEESGKPRLEHSRAGRPGIMLELVPDAAFFVGIEIGVEHISAVVVDLSADVRACRKMAFDTPSSTVEEAVAQGIELIIGAMAKSMIDRCRGLGLSTPSHVRPDGFVTLAPIIGWRDVPLKEIARSAFPAAVPIAVENDANAFAIGDSYRHGAAGVTLFLLMETGVGGGIMIDGKLFRGGHGLAGEIGHTLVPGSGGQKLEQLIGREVLIGQYREAVGREDADLQDFLGDVRDRVPAAVNIAETWSRHLAYALLQACRLLDPDRIVLGGSVASLYPMVAARVAVHMSEGQNIAFPTPEIVVDDDAEFDSAFGAACMLHRRFLSLENEEFGSDDGAPVQPALS, encoded by the coding sequence ATGAACGACACCGTCTCCATCGGAAGTTCGCCGCGCAGGATCCGGCAGAACAATATCGTCGCCGCCCTGCAGACGATCTACGCCCACCGAAGCCTCAGCCGGGCCGATCTCGCCCGCAAGCTCGGCATGAACCGCTCATCCTCGGGGGAGATCGTCGCCGAGCTGACTGAGGGCGGATTCGTTCGGGAGTCGGAGGAGAGCGGCAAGCCGCGCCTGGAGCATTCCCGTGCCGGCCGTCCCGGCATCATGCTCGAACTGGTTCCCGACGCCGCCTTCTTCGTCGGCATCGAGATCGGCGTCGAACATATATCGGCTGTCGTTGTCGATCTCTCCGCCGACGTTCGGGCGTGCCGGAAAATGGCGTTCGACACACCGTCTTCGACGGTGGAGGAGGCCGTGGCGCAGGGGATCGAGCTCATCATCGGCGCCATGGCGAAGAGCATGATCGACCGATGCAGAGGCCTGGGCCTATCGACGCCGTCCCACGTCCGCCCGGATGGATTTGTCACGCTGGCGCCGATCATCGGTTGGCGAGACGTGCCGCTGAAGGAAATTGCGCGGTCAGCCTTCCCGGCCGCCGTCCCGATCGCGGTCGAAAACGACGCCAACGCCTTTGCGATCGGCGACAGCTATCGCCACGGCGCCGCAGGGGTGACCCTGTTCCTGCTGATGGAAACGGGCGTCGGCGGCGGCATCATGATCGACGGCAAGCTGTTTCGTGGCGGCCACGGCTTGGCGGGAGAGATCGGCCACACCCTGGTGCCGGGAAGCGGCGGTCAGAAGCTCGAACAACTGATCGGTCGCGAGGTGCTGATCGGGCAGTATCGCGAGGCCGTCGGGCGCGAGGACGCCGATCTGCAGGACTTTCTTGGCGACGTTCGTGACCGTGTCCCGGCCGCGGTCAACATCGCCGAAACCTGGTCGCGCCATCTCGCCTATGCATTGCTGCAGGCCTGCCGTCTGCTCGACCCGGACAGGATCGTGCTGGGCGGCTCCGTGGCATCGCTCTATCCGATGGTGGCTGCCCGCGTGGCGGTCCATATGTCGGAAGGCCAGAATATCGCTTTCCCCACGCCGGAGATCGTCGTGGACGATGATGCGGAGTTCGATTCCGCCTTCGGGGCGGCATGCATGCTGCACCGGCGCTTTCTGTCGCTGGAGAATGAGGAGTTCGGCAGCGACGACGGTGCGCCGGTCCAACCGGCGCTGAGCTAA
- a CDS encoding SDR family oxidoreductase produces MTELTGKIAAVTGAASGIGLASTEAMLAAGATVVLVDRDEKALEAVCSRLGERAIPLVINLLNPNECAGLLEGVLSKTGRLDILHANAGTYIGGDLVETDLDTIDRMLNLNVNVVIKNVHNVIPHMIERGTGDIVVTSSVAGHSAIPWEPVYSSSKWAMTCFVQTMRRQLLKNGIRVGSVSPGPVISALLADWPEENLRKAKEAGALIEPKEVADAIIFMLTRPRNVTIRDIVVLPSAFDI; encoded by the coding sequence ATGACGGAATTGACTGGAAAGATCGCGGCGGTCACGGGTGCGGCCTCAGGCATAGGATTGGCCTCGACCGAGGCAATGCTCGCCGCCGGCGCAACGGTCGTGCTGGTGGATCGGGATGAAAAGGCGCTCGAGGCTGTCTGCAGCCGGCTCGGCGAGCGCGCCATTCCGCTGGTGATCAACCTGCTGAATCCGAACGAGTGCGCGGGATTGCTCGAGGGCGTCCTGTCGAAGACGGGCAGACTCGATATCCTGCATGCCAATGCCGGCACCTATATCGGCGGCGACCTAGTTGAAACCGACCTCGACACGATCGATCGGATGCTCAATCTCAATGTGAATGTCGTCATCAAGAACGTTCACAATGTCATTCCGCACATGATCGAACGCGGCACCGGCGACATCGTCGTCACAAGCTCCGTCGCCGGGCATTCGGCAATCCCATGGGAGCCGGTCTATTCGTCGTCGAAATGGGCGATGACCTGCTTCGTCCAGACGATGCGGCGCCAGCTTCTGAAAAACGGCATTCGCGTCGGCTCGGTCTCTCCCGGGCCGGTGATCAGCGCTCTGCTCGCGGACTGGCCGGAGGAAAACCTTCGCAAGGCCAAGGAGGCCGGCGCTCTGATCGAGCCCAAGGAGGTCGCCGACGCGATCATCTTCATGCTGACCCGGCCGCGCAACGTCACCATCCGCGATATCGTGGTGCTTCCCAGCGCATTCGACATTTGA
- a CDS encoding SDR family NAD(P)-dependent oxidoreductase produces the protein MSYLQKFRLDGDRAVITGGGRAIGLCCTEALAEAGAAVVVIERAEADARQALALRDKGYDVDVRLGDVTDAGRMEEIATELADAGRPATILVNNAGIGQSGIPAEDLTDADWLRMMDVNLNGVFWCSRAFGRHMVSMKRGAIVNLGSMSGHICNRPQPQTAYNVSKAAVHHLTRSLAAEWAQHGIRVNAVAPTYIETPMVVAVEANRERIPLWLADTPMGRMGTPEEVASAVLFLASGAASLMTGAIVNVDAGFTCW, from the coding sequence ATGAGTTACCTGCAGAAATTTCGCCTCGACGGCGACCGTGCGGTGATCACCGGCGGAGGGCGTGCGATCGGGCTCTGCTGCACCGAGGCGCTGGCGGAGGCGGGTGCTGCCGTCGTCGTCATCGAACGCGCCGAGGCCGACGCCCGGCAAGCGCTCGCACTGCGCGACAAGGGCTACGACGTCGACGTCCGGCTGGGCGACGTCACCGACGCCGGCCGCATGGAAGAGATCGCGACGGAGCTTGCCGACGCCGGCCGGCCGGCGACGATCCTCGTCAACAATGCCGGCATTGGCCAGAGCGGCATCCCGGCGGAGGATCTGACCGATGCGGATTGGCTGCGCATGATGGATGTCAATCTCAACGGCGTCTTCTGGTGCTCGCGGGCTTTCGGCCGCCACATGGTCTCGATGAAACGCGGCGCCATCGTCAATCTCGGCTCGATGTCGGGGCATATCTGCAATCGGCCGCAGCCACAGACGGCCTACAACGTCTCCAAGGCGGCCGTCCATCATCTCACCCGTTCGTTGGCCGCCGAATGGGCGCAGCACGGCATCAGGGTAAACGCCGTCGCGCCCACCTATATCGAGACGCCGATGGTGGTCGCCGTCGAAGCCAATCGGGAGCGCATTCCGCTCTGGCTCGCCGACACGCCGATGGGCAGGATGGGAACGCCGGAGGAAGTCGCAAGCGCAGTCCTCTTCCTCGCATCGGGCGCCGCCAGCCTGATGACCGGCGCAATCGTCAACGTGGATGCCGGATTCACCTGCTGGTAG